A single genomic interval of Trinickia acidisoli harbors:
- a CDS encoding NAD(P)/FAD-dependent oxidoreductase, producing the protein MRTAASSFYEATVERTERPSLAAMREEAAVCIVGGGFAGLATALGLVERGMRNVVILEAERVGFGASGRNGGFVFGGYSLDCADLLRALGPRDARSLYRLTLDAVELIGKRIARYEIDCDVVNAGVILADWFGRPGSLAAQRELMRTSFGVEWEPISKSALSDRLKTDRYHGGLLERHGFHFHPLKYALGIAKTLMDAGVRIYERSAALRLEHEREHDRYLISTPNGSIEARHVVMAGGAYARGVYRPVERAVLPIATYVVTTEPLDAGLKEAIDCAAAVYDTRFAFDYYRPLPDTRILWGGRISIFERNPRVIATLLTRDLLRVYPQLKGVKLDYAWGGMMSYARHKMPQIGRGSDGVWHAVGFGGHGVAPTTAAGELLAAAIAEARPIPAPFSRFGLESTHGLLGLAAAELTYLTKIATDAIAERVHR; encoded by the coding sequence ATGCGAACGGCAGCATCGAGCTTTTACGAAGCCACGGTCGAGCGGACGGAACGTCCCTCGCTGGCAGCCATGCGCGAGGAGGCGGCCGTGTGCATCGTCGGCGGCGGCTTTGCCGGACTCGCGACGGCGCTCGGCCTCGTGGAACGTGGTATGCGCAACGTCGTCATTCTCGAGGCGGAGCGCGTGGGTTTCGGTGCGTCCGGTCGAAACGGCGGCTTCGTCTTCGGCGGCTATAGCCTCGATTGTGCCGACCTGCTGCGCGCGCTCGGCCCGCGGGACGCGCGATCGCTCTATCGGCTGACGCTCGACGCCGTCGAGTTGATCGGCAAGCGCATCGCGCGTTACGAAATCGACTGCGACGTCGTGAATGCCGGCGTCATCCTGGCCGATTGGTTCGGCCGCCCCGGCAGCCTCGCCGCTCAGCGCGAATTGATGCGCACGTCGTTCGGTGTCGAATGGGAGCCTATTTCGAAAAGCGCGCTGAGCGATCGATTGAAAACCGACCGCTATCACGGCGGCCTGCTCGAGCGGCACGGCTTTCATTTCCATCCGCTCAAATACGCGCTCGGAATCGCAAAGACCCTAATGGACGCCGGGGTGCGTATCTACGAACGCAGCGCGGCACTGCGCCTCGAACATGAGCGCGAGCACGATCGATATTTGATTAGTACACCTAACGGATCGATCGAAGCGCGGCACGTCGTCATGGCTGGAGGTGCATATGCGCGCGGCGTCTATCGCCCTGTCGAGCGCGCCGTGTTGCCGATCGCCACGTACGTCGTGACGACCGAGCCGCTCGATGCAGGCCTGAAGGAAGCGATCGATTGCGCCGCGGCTGTCTACGATACGCGCTTCGCGTTCGATTATTACCGGCCCCTTCCCGACACGCGCATACTCTGGGGCGGGCGCATTTCGATCTTCGAACGCAATCCGCGCGTGATCGCCACGTTGTTGACGCGCGATTTGCTGCGCGTCTATCCGCAATTGAAGGGCGTCAAGCTCGACTATGCATGGGGCGGCATGATGAGCTATGCGCGGCACAAGATGCCCCAGATCGGGCGAGGCAGCGACGGGGTCTGGCATGCGGTGGGCTTCGGCGGACACGGCGTCGCGCCCACGACCGCCGCCGGCGAACTGCTCGCAGCCGCGATCGCCGAAGCGCGGCCAATCCCAGCGCCTTTCTCGCGCTTTGGCCTTGAGTCGACGCACGGGCTGCTCGGGCTCGCCGCAGCCGAATTGACCTACCTGACGAAAATCGCCACGGACGCGATCGCCGAGCGCGTGCATCGGTAA
- the gcvA gene encoding LysR family transcriptional regulator, with protein sequence MARHLPLNALRAFESSARHLSFTRAAREMNVTQAAVSQQVRALEERLGAQLFKRLPRGLGMTDEGQALLPVLSDAFGRIDAVLKQFEGGHFHEVLTVGVVGTFAVGWLMPRLNRFRAAHPFIELRLLTHNNLVDFAAEGLDFAIRFGDGNWPGTQAAALLDAPLTALCAPDLAKRLRVPRDLAAETLLRSYRADEWALWFAAADLSAGAIRGPVFDSSRLMVEAAMQGAGVALAPARMFERELQAGRLVRVFDVEVNTGSYWLTWLKSKRMSPAMQAFRDWIVSEAAA encoded by the coding sequence ATGGCCAGACATCTGCCGCTCAATGCTCTGCGAGCATTCGAATCGTCGGCCCGCCATCTGAGCTTTACCCGCGCCGCGCGCGAGATGAACGTGACGCAGGCCGCCGTCAGCCAGCAAGTCCGCGCGCTCGAGGAGCGGCTCGGCGCTCAACTGTTCAAGCGGTTGCCGCGCGGGCTGGGGATGACGGACGAGGGGCAAGCGTTGCTGCCCGTCCTCTCCGACGCATTCGGCCGCATCGACGCGGTGCTCAAGCAGTTCGAAGGCGGCCATTTCCATGAGGTGTTGACGGTCGGGGTGGTCGGCACGTTTGCCGTGGGCTGGCTCATGCCGCGTCTGAATCGGTTTCGCGCGGCCCATCCGTTCATTGAATTGCGACTGCTGACGCACAACAATCTCGTCGATTTCGCGGCCGAAGGCCTCGATTTCGCGATCCGTTTCGGCGACGGCAATTGGCCCGGCACGCAAGCCGCGGCATTGCTCGATGCGCCGCTCACCGCATTGTGCGCCCCCGATTTGGCCAAGCGCCTGCGCGTGCCGCGCGATCTCGCAGCCGAAACGCTGCTGCGCTCTTACCGCGCCGACGAATGGGCGCTCTGGTTTGCCGCGGCGGATCTGTCGGCGGGAGCGATACGCGGCCCCGTATTCGATTCGTCGCGCCTGATGGTCGAGGCGGCGATGCAAGGCGCCGGGGTGGCGCTCGCGCCCGCACGCATGTTCGAGCGGGAGCTTCAGGCGGGACGCCTCGTGCGCGTGTTCGATGTCGAGGTCAACACCGGCAGCTACTGGCTTACCTGGCTCAAATCGAAGCGGATGTCGCCGGCGATGCAGGCGTTTCGCGATTGGATCGTGTCGGAGGCGGCGGCTTAG
- a CDS encoding LysR substrate-binding domain-containing protein, with protein MRKGIPNLAALQVFEAAARHESFTRAADELALTQSAVCRQVASLENRLGVALFLRIKKRVVLTPHGRHYAAQIRKSLERIERDTLELMAQRGVGRVLELAVVPTFASQWLIPRLPRFRALRPDITVNLSIRTEPFLFSDSPFDAAVYFGRAVWPGTQGTLLFREGHAVPVCSPALMADCAPLTRERLVDMPLLHLSTRPDAWREWFRAHGFGDDARAVRGPRYELFTMLASAALAGMGVALMPEILIADELASGRLAVALDMPLASDAGYYLVAPDAGANDEPFVALSQWLASLVPVVPQASDASRP; from the coding sequence ATGAGAAAAGGCATCCCCAATCTCGCCGCGCTGCAGGTTTTCGAAGCGGCGGCACGCCACGAAAGCTTCACCCGCGCGGCCGACGAACTCGCGCTCACGCAAAGTGCCGTCTGCCGGCAAGTCGCCTCGCTCGAGAACCGGCTCGGCGTCGCCTTGTTCCTGCGAATCAAGAAGCGGGTCGTGCTGACGCCGCACGGACGCCACTATGCCGCGCAGATCCGCAAGAGCCTCGAGCGCATCGAGCGCGATACGCTCGAGCTGATGGCGCAACGCGGGGTCGGCCGCGTGCTCGAACTCGCCGTCGTACCGACGTTCGCAAGTCAATGGCTGATTCCGCGCCTGCCGCGGTTCCGAGCGCTGCGGCCCGACATTACGGTCAACCTCTCGATCCGCACGGAGCCGTTTCTGTTCAGCGATTCGCCGTTCGACGCCGCCGTCTACTTTGGTCGAGCGGTATGGCCCGGCACGCAAGGCACGCTGCTCTTTCGCGAAGGCCATGCGGTGCCGGTCTGCAGCCCGGCATTGATGGCCGATTGCGCGCCGCTCACGCGCGAACGCTTGGTCGACATGCCGCTCCTGCACCTATCGACGCGGCCCGACGCGTGGCGCGAGTGGTTTCGCGCGCACGGTTTCGGCGACGACGCCCGCGCCGTACGCGGGCCGCGCTACGAACTGTTCACGATGCTGGCGAGCGCCGCGCTGGCCGGCATGGGTGTCGCGCTGATGCCGGAAATCCTGATCGCCGACGAACTCGCTTCAGGACGGCTTGCCGTCGCGCTCGACATGCCGCTCGCGAGCGACGCCGGCTACTACCTCGTCGCCCCCGACGCGGGCGCGAACGACGAGCCGTTCGTTGCCCTCTCGCAATGGCTTGCTTCGCTCGTGCCCGTCGTGCCGCAGGCGTCAGATGCGTCGCGCCCGTGA
- a CDS encoding DUF1338 domain-containing protein codes for MNGNLDAMLAAACGSGAAQQLVTLMNVPPSMERWEAGIVTRAELAQALNMALFAGLLDRVPTGRAYTDGVAREDGRVQFDHGALRTVRWPHCGALPPGEAAFTRILKPLGYRLNGTYPLDRIKMTGRSYAHLDAPEHIAQFFVSELHPERFSSALQQAVTNVVGSSADPLTPRAVAWLAELERDAALPLADACALLPILIRCFDRQHAVPRLADYLTLLAESAEMAWIATEGNAFNHATDRVSDVFAVADAQRELGRPIKEHVEVSKSGRVKQTAFQADPVVRVFLGDDGSEVRREVPGSFYEFITRDTYVDAETGRVALDLGFDAGNATGIFKMTAAA; via the coding sequence ATGAACGGCAATCTCGACGCAATGCTCGCAGCCGCCTGCGGATCAGGCGCCGCCCAGCAGTTAGTGACATTGATGAATGTGCCGCCCTCGATGGAACGCTGGGAGGCCGGCATCGTGACACGCGCCGAGCTTGCGCAGGCGCTCAACATGGCGCTTTTCGCCGGGCTGCTCGATCGCGTCCCGACGGGGCGCGCCTATACCGACGGCGTCGCTCGCGAGGATGGGCGGGTACAGTTCGATCACGGTGCGCTTCGCACCGTGCGCTGGCCGCACTGCGGCGCGTTGCCTCCGGGTGAAGCCGCATTCACGCGCATCCTCAAGCCGCTCGGCTATCGTTTGAACGGCACCTATCCGCTCGATCGAATCAAGATGACCGGGCGCTCGTACGCGCATCTCGATGCGCCCGAGCACATCGCGCAGTTTTTCGTCAGCGAGTTGCACCCCGAGCGCTTTTCTAGCGCACTCCAGCAGGCTGTCACGAACGTCGTCGGTTCGTCGGCGGACCCGTTGACGCCGCGGGCCGTCGCATGGCTCGCCGAACTCGAGCGCGATGCGGCCTTGCCGCTCGCCGATGCCTGCGCGCTGCTGCCGATCCTCATACGCTGCTTCGATCGCCAGCATGCGGTGCCTCGTCTCGCCGACTATCTCACGTTGCTTGCCGAATCGGCTGAAATGGCGTGGATCGCTACGGAAGGCAACGCCTTCAACCATGCAACCGACCGCGTGTCCGACGTGTTCGCGGTGGCGGATGCGCAGCGCGAACTGGGCCGGCCCATCAAAGAGCACGTTGAAGTGTCGAAATCGGGCCGTGTCAAGCAGACGGCGTTTCAAGCCGATCCGGTCGTGCGTGTTTTTCTCGGCGACGACGGCAGCGAAGTGCGCCGCGAAGTGCCAGGTTCGTTCTATGAATTCATCACGCGCGACACCTACGTCGACGCGGAAACAGGGCGCGTGGCGCTGGATCTGGGCTTCGATGCAGGCAACGCGACCGGCATCTTCAAAATGACCGCGGCAGCGTGA
- a CDS encoding aminotransferase-like domain-containing protein yields MASADTTSSDTRDDAYEFAAPFRAPQGSPIRELFKYVGRPGMISFAGGYPSKDLFDRDGFAHALDAAYRSDPIACLQYGDTAGTPALRGSLARLMGTRGVACNADDIVVTTGSQQGFDLLLRTLIAPGDTALIEEPAYPAAIQALRLAGANIVPVRTDRDGIDVDALAAQLDAWPAAPKPKLLYTVPTFANPTGATLSHARREALVRLAAARRIVLVEDDPYGELRFSGTPVPPMRALADACPGARDWVVYFGSLSKIVAPGLRIGWAIAPAPIARRMIVAKQTSDLCTSPLAQETARHYLDSGSLGLHLRSIVGAYRSRCEALVKALGHFAPGEIAFTAPEGGMFVWARLTGGRDAGEVLKRAIERNVMFVPGPAFFVREPDASSLRLSFAAPSEAEAFEGARRLASALAQA; encoded by the coding sequence ATGGCTTCTGCCGATACGACAAGTTCCGACACGCGAGACGATGCGTACGAATTTGCCGCGCCGTTTCGTGCGCCGCAGGGCTCGCCGATCCGCGAGCTGTTCAAGTACGTCGGCCGTCCGGGCATGATTTCGTTCGCGGGCGGGTATCCGTCGAAGGATTTGTTCGATCGCGACGGCTTCGCACACGCGCTCGATGCGGCCTACCGCAGCGATCCGATTGCATGTTTGCAATACGGCGATACGGCCGGCACGCCGGCTTTGCGTGGATCGCTTGCCCGGCTCATGGGCACGCGCGGCGTTGCTTGCAACGCCGACGATATCGTGGTGACGACGGGCTCGCAGCAGGGGTTCGATTTGCTGCTGCGCACACTGATCGCTCCGGGCGATACGGCGCTGATCGAAGAGCCGGCTTATCCCGCCGCGATCCAGGCGCTGCGGCTCGCGGGCGCGAACATCGTCCCGGTTCGGACCGATCGCGACGGGATCGACGTGGACGCGCTCGCCGCCCAACTCGATGCATGGCCCGCGGCGCCCAAGCCGAAGCTGCTCTATACCGTCCCCACGTTTGCAAACCCGACCGGGGCGACGCTGTCCCACGCGAGGCGTGAAGCCCTCGTGCGGCTGGCGGCGGCGCGGCGCATCGTGCTCGTCGAAGACGATCCGTACGGCGAGTTGCGCTTTTCGGGCACGCCGGTACCGCCGATGCGCGCATTGGCCGACGCATGTCCCGGAGCGCGCGACTGGGTGGTTTATTTCGGCAGCCTGTCCAAGATCGTCGCGCCGGGTTTGCGGATCGGTTGGGCGATTGCGCCCGCGCCCATTGCGCGCAGAATGATCGTTGCAAAGCAAACGAGCGATTTATGCACCTCACCGCTCGCGCAGGAGACGGCGCGCCATTATCTGGACAGCGGCAGCTTGGGGTTGCACCTGCGATCGATCGTCGGGGCTTATCGCTCGCGTTGCGAGGCGCTCGTCAAGGCCCTTGGGCATTTTGCGCCGGGCGAGATCGCGTTCACCGCACCCGAAGGCGGCATGTTCGTCTGGGCGAGATTGACTGGCGGGCGCGACGCCGGCGAGGTGCTCAAGCGCGCCATCGAGCGCAATGTGATGTTCGTTCCGGGCCCAGCGTTTTTCGTGCGCGAGCCGGATGCAAGCAGCTTGCGCTTGTCGTTCGCGGCGCCGAGCGAAGCCGAGGCGTTCGAAGGCGCGCGCCGGCTCGCGTCGGCGCTGGCGCAAGCTTAA
- the amaB gene encoding L-piperidine-6-carboxylate dehydrogenase, with protein sequence MVVNDILAALNVDLSAWKGDALTARSPRDGATLATLAVDSAAAAERKIDAAHAAFLKWRTVPAPLRGELVRVFGNVLREHKDALGRLVTLEAGKIRSEGLGEVQEMIDICDFAVGLSRQLYGLTIASERPGHRMMETWHPLGVCGVISAFNFPVAVWAWNAALAFVCGDPIVWKPSEKTPLTAIACQALFAQAVREFDKVHPGVAPEGLSQLIIGGREVGEALTHSHKVPLVSATGSVRMGIEVAQTLSKRLARSILELGGNNGMIVAPSADLDLVVRAVTFAAVGTAGQRCTTLRRLIVHRSVADTLLPRLEKAFASVKVGDPLDADTLVGPLIDRGSFDAMQTALAQACKDGGHVTGGERVDVGRDGAYYVRPAIVRMPAQTAIVERETFAPILYVLVYDDFEQALAVHNAVPQGLSSAIFTNDVREAEQFMSAAGSDCGIVNVNIGTSGAEIGGAFGGEKETGGGRESGSDAWKSYMRRATNTINYSRELPLAQGVKFDV encoded by the coding sequence ATGGTAGTCAACGACATTCTCGCAGCGCTCAACGTCGACCTTTCCGCTTGGAAGGGCGATGCCTTGACGGCTCGTTCGCCGCGCGACGGCGCGACGCTCGCGACGCTGGCCGTCGATTCGGCCGCCGCTGCCGAGCGCAAGATCGATGCCGCCCACGCCGCCTTTCTGAAGTGGCGCACCGTGCCGGCGCCGCTACGCGGCGAACTCGTGCGTGTTTTCGGCAACGTGCTGCGCGAACATAAGGACGCGCTCGGCCGGCTCGTGACCCTCGAAGCGGGCAAGATCCGCTCGGAAGGGCTAGGCGAAGTGCAGGAAATGATCGACATCTGCGATTTCGCGGTCGGGCTGTCCCGCCAGCTCTACGGTCTGACGATCGCGTCGGAGCGTCCGGGCCACCGGATGATGGAAACATGGCATCCGCTCGGTGTCTGCGGCGTGATCTCGGCGTTCAACTTCCCGGTGGCCGTATGGGCCTGGAATGCCGCGCTCGCTTTCGTGTGCGGCGATCCGATCGTTTGGAAACCGTCGGAGAAGACGCCGCTCACGGCCATCGCTTGTCAAGCGTTGTTCGCGCAAGCCGTCCGCGAATTCGACAAGGTGCACCCGGGCGTCGCGCCCGAAGGGCTGTCGCAATTGATCATCGGTGGCCGCGAGGTGGGCGAAGCGCTGACGCATTCGCACAAAGTGCCGCTCGTGAGCGCGACGGGCAGCGTGCGAATGGGCATCGAGGTGGCACAGACGCTCAGCAAGCGGCTCGCGCGCAGCATTCTCGAGCTCGGCGGCAACAACGGCATGATCGTCGCGCCGAGCGCCGATCTCGACCTCGTGGTGCGCGCCGTCACGTTCGCGGCCGTCGGCACGGCGGGCCAGCGCTGCACGACGCTGCGCCGGTTGATCGTGCATCGCAGCGTCGCCGATACGCTGCTGCCGCGTCTTGAAAAGGCATTCGCATCGGTCAAGGTTGGCGATCCGCTCGATGCAGATACGCTCGTCGGTCCGCTGATCGATCGCGGCTCGTTCGACGCCATGCAGACGGCGCTCGCACAGGCGTGCAAGGACGGCGGACACGTGACGGGCGGCGAGCGCGTCGACGTCGGCCGCGACGGCGCTTACTACGTGCGCCCCGCCATCGTGCGGATGCCGGCCCAGACGGCCATCGTCGAACGCGAAACGTTCGCGCCGATCCTCTACGTGCTCGTGTACGACGACTTCGAGCAGGCGCTCGCCGTGCACAATGCGGTGCCGCAGGGGTTGTCGTCGGCGATTTTCACGAACGACGTGCGCGAGGCCGAGCAGTTCATGTCGGCGGCCGGCAGCGATTGCGGGATCGTCAACGTGAACATCGGCACGAGCGGCGCCGAAATCGGCGGGGCATTCGGCGGCGAAAAGGAAACGGGTGGCGGCCGCGAATCAGGCTCCGACGCCTGGAAGAGCTATATGCGCCGAGCGACGAACACGATCAACTACAGCCGCGAGCTGCCGCTCGCGCAAGGCGTGAAATTCGACGTTTGA
- a CDS encoding helix-turn-helix domain-containing protein has product MTTEATLADSLAVADRVRALMVRHGIGKRQQTTELCRILDLSFSQGHRKLRGSSPWTLAQIRKVAEAFGEPPTQLFATQENGLGVTGTQPREAMLNVGAFEGPCIAWIGEALGPYERAEFVAYGEGNRWRIVRCDGTPGEHAHEVLKIEIHPRRGEAQRATVAVVDADRAAAEALNDYLVQNGFAATAYDRLSAFIDALQTQTFDAVVTDWLFDEHTAATAIEAVRRSPQPDAPIFLLTGDLLSGKASESEISEVIRRFDVACYEKPARLAILVADLSKRLGRA; this is encoded by the coding sequence ATGACCACTGAAGCCACCTTAGCGGACTCTCTCGCCGTTGCCGACCGCGTGCGCGCATTGATGGTTCGCCATGGTATCGGCAAGCGGCAGCAGACCACCGAGCTTTGCCGCATCCTCGATCTGAGCTTTTCCCAAGGGCACCGCAAATTGCGCGGCAGCAGCCCGTGGACGCTTGCGCAGATTCGCAAGGTAGCGGAAGCGTTCGGCGAGCCGCCGACGCAATTATTCGCCACGCAGGAGAATGGGCTCGGCGTCACCGGCACGCAGCCGCGCGAGGCAATGCTCAACGTCGGCGCGTTCGAAGGGCCCTGCATCGCCTGGATCGGCGAGGCGCTCGGCCCCTACGAGCGTGCCGAATTCGTCGCCTACGGAGAAGGCAACCGCTGGCGCATCGTCCGCTGCGACGGCACGCCCGGCGAACACGCGCACGAAGTACTCAAGATCGAAATTCATCCGCGCCGAGGCGAAGCCCAGCGCGCGACGGTTGCCGTCGTCGACGCCGATCGCGCCGCCGCTGAAGCGCTTAACGACTACCTCGTGCAAAACGGCTTCGCGGCCACCGCTTACGATCGCCTCTCCGCGTTTATCGACGCGCTTCAAACGCAAACGTTTGACGCGGTCGTCACCGACTGGCTCTTCGACGAGCACACGGCAGCAACGGCCATCGAGGCGGTGCGCCGCTCGCCGCAACCCGATGCGCCGATCTTTCTGCTGACGGGCGATCTCCTGAGCGGCAAGGCGAGCGAGTCTGAGATCAGCGAAGTCATCCGCCGCTTCGATGTGGCTTGCTACGAAAAGCCGGCACGCCTCGCGATTCTCGTCGCTGACCTCTCGAAGCGCCTGGGCCGAGCGTAA
- a CDS encoding DNA-3-methyladenine glycosylase, protein MLPIDVDTSLYSIVPLAREDLPVDTVELARFMVGKCLVHDSPEGRVSGRIVETEAYPIGDSTSYAYRGLRPYNAALFRAPGHAYMRLVYGASYTINMSSEPEGEGAAVLFRAAEPLDGVPLMTRRRPAVKYADLARGPGRLCAAFAIGPEWDGVDLCGGSSLWIGRLNGDDAPFARVAAAKRIGLSREMHELLRFYEPGSPFVSGPKRLLEPLVR, encoded by the coding sequence ATGCTGCCGATCGACGTGGACACGTCCCTCTACTCCATCGTGCCGCTCGCTCGCGAGGACCTGCCCGTCGATACCGTCGAGCTTGCGCGCTTCATGGTCGGCAAGTGTCTCGTGCACGATTCACCCGAGGGCCGCGTGAGCGGGCGTATCGTCGAAACCGAAGCGTATCCGATCGGCGATTCGACGAGTTACGCCTACCGCGGCCTGCGCCCCTACAACGCGGCGTTGTTTCGCGCGCCGGGCCATGCGTACATGCGGCTCGTCTACGGCGCCTCGTACACGATCAATATGTCGTCGGAGCCGGAGGGAGAGGGGGCCGCCGTGCTGTTTCGCGCCGCCGAGCCGCTGGACGGCGTGCCGCTCATGACACGGCGGCGGCCTGCGGTGAAGTACGCTGATCTCGCGCGCGGGCCGGGGCGACTGTGCGCGGCCTTCGCGATAGGCCCTGAATGGGACGGCGTCGACCTATGCGGCGGCAGCTCGCTTTGGATCGGACGTCTAAACGGCGACGACGCGCCGTTTGCACGCGTCGCGGCCGCCAAGCGCATCGGCCTCTCGCGCGAAATGCACGAGTTGCTGCGGTTTTACGAGCCGGGCAGCCCTTTCGTCAGTGGTCCTAAGCGATTGCTCGAGCCCCTCGTGCGCTGA
- a CDS encoding IS630 family transposase, with product MKSKRTSDGRKLDHATLQAMRQQAVKAIREGQDVASVAAAYGVNERSVYRWLADFANGGQNALLAKPIPGRPSKVNAEEMRWLAQAVRDNTPLQFKFEFGLWTLSLIAALIERQFGKKLALSGVSRIMKLLGFTVQKPLYQAWQQDATLVRQWEFETYPAIRAEARAVGASIYFADESGIRSDYHTGTTWAPQGCTPVVEATGRRFSLNMISAVSAQGEFRFMVHEGAVTAVVFPEFLTRLMLGAREPVFLVVDGHPIHKAKLVQDFVKAQEGRLKLFFLPPYSPHLNPDEQVWAHVKRSVSKRLVQSKDEMKRLAIGALRRIQKLPALVKSFFRQPECQYASM from the coding sequence ATGAAATCGAAACGCACATCGGACGGCCGGAAACTGGACCACGCGACGTTGCAGGCGATGCGCCAGCAAGCGGTGAAGGCCATACGCGAAGGGCAGGACGTGGCCAGTGTGGCGGCGGCCTACGGGGTGAACGAACGCAGCGTGTATCGTTGGCTGGCCGATTTCGCCAACGGCGGTCAAAACGCGTTGCTGGCCAAGCCGATACCGGGGCGGCCGTCCAAGGTCAATGCCGAAGAGATGCGCTGGCTGGCACAAGCGGTGCGAGACAATACTCCACTGCAGTTCAAGTTCGAATTCGGGCTGTGGACGCTGTCGCTGATTGCCGCGCTCATTGAGCGGCAGTTCGGCAAAAAGCTGGCGCTTTCCGGGGTGAGCCGCATCATGAAGCTGTTGGGCTTCACGGTGCAAAAGCCCCTGTATCAGGCGTGGCAACAGGACGCGACGCTCGTTCGGCAGTGGGAGTTCGAAACCTACCCGGCGATTCGAGCCGAGGCACGAGCCGTTGGCGCGAGCATCTACTTTGCCGATGAGTCGGGCATTCGCTCGGATTACCACACGGGCACGACATGGGCGCCGCAGGGCTGCACGCCGGTGGTGGAAGCGACAGGCAGGCGTTTCTCGCTGAACATGATTTCGGCGGTCAGTGCTCAGGGCGAGTTCCGCTTCATGGTGCATGAGGGAGCCGTCACCGCTGTCGTCTTCCCAGAGTTTCTCACTCGCCTGATGCTCGGCGCACGCGAGCCGGTGTTCCTCGTAGTCGACGGCCATCCGATTCACAAGGCCAAGCTGGTCCAGGATTTCGTGAAGGCGCAGGAAGGACGACTGAAGCTGTTCTTTCTGCCGCCTTACTCGCCGCACCTGAACCCTGACGAGCAAGTTTGGGCGCACGTGAAGCGCAGCGTCTCCAAACGTCTCGTGCAGTCCAAAGACGAAATGAAGCGATTGGCTATCGGTGCTCTGCGCCGCATCCAGAAGTTGCCCGCGCTGGTGAAGTCCTTCTTTCGCCAGCCCGAATGTCAATATGCCTCTATGTGA
- a CDS encoding XRE family transcriptional regulator → MSTADIRQPQTEDAARPVRTEINSTFVQTYRKQAKESQKTFWARFGVTQSRGSRFELGANIPKPVMILLRLYFEARISDEDIRSVSQKRAPALRPALLNQDLSTPFGSP, encoded by the coding sequence ATGTCCACAGCCGATATTCGTCAACCGCAAACCGAAGATGCGGCCCGTCCGGTTCGGACCGAAATCAACAGCACCTTCGTTCAGACTTACCGGAAGCAGGCGAAAGAAAGTCAAAAAACTTTCTGGGCCCGCTTTGGTGTTACGCAATCGCGTGGTAGCCGTTTCGAGCTTGGCGCCAATATCCCAAAACCTGTAATGATCCTCTTGAGACTCTATTTCGAGGCGCGGATCTCGGACGAAGACATTCGCAGCGTTTCGCAAAAGCGCGCGCCGGCGCTTCGGCCGGCACTGCTCAATCAGGATCTATCAACCCCATTCGGGTCGCCTTGA
- a CDS encoding helix-turn-helix transcriptional regulator, protein MSPLWRATDEKSWFEALALLGRKYGFDHTLFAVVPRPGMRFADAYLRSTYDASWRQTYDERALFRIDPTVAHCLTQTSPLIWTSSHFAERSQQEMYEEACHHGLCTGISLPIHGPKQEVGMLCFVRSDQAPHSLDEAHVQRTLPMLTLLRDVAFDTSQRFLDGYTERLVPKLTPREYECLKWTAQGKSTWEIAKIFGCAEATVNFHMTNIRSKFGVSSRSAAAVKATRMGLIDPD, encoded by the coding sequence ATGTCGCCGCTATGGCGAGCGACCGACGAGAAATCGTGGTTCGAGGCGCTTGCGTTGCTGGGGAGGAAATACGGCTTCGACCATACGTTATTTGCGGTCGTGCCGCGACCGGGCATGCGCTTCGCCGACGCTTACCTGCGGAGCACTTATGATGCGAGTTGGCGTCAGACCTACGACGAGCGAGCGTTGTTTCGCATCGATCCAACCGTCGCTCATTGTCTGACGCAAACGTCGCCGCTCATCTGGACATCATCTCACTTTGCCGAGCGCAGCCAGCAGGAGATGTACGAGGAGGCCTGCCATCACGGGCTTTGCACGGGCATTTCGCTGCCGATTCATGGCCCGAAGCAAGAGGTCGGCATGCTGTGTTTCGTGCGCAGCGACCAGGCGCCGCACTCGCTCGACGAAGCGCACGTGCAACGCACGCTGCCGATGCTGACGCTGCTGCGCGACGTCGCCTTCGATACGAGCCAGCGTTTCCTCGACGGCTACACCGAGCGGCTCGTACCGAAGCTGACGCCACGCGAGTACGAATGCTTGAAATGGACGGCGCAGGGAAAATCGACGTGGGAAATCGCCAAGATTTTCGGCTGCGCCGAAGCAACCGTGAATTTTCACATGACGAACATCCGTAGCAAATTCGGGGTAAGTTCGAGGAGCGCCGCGGCGGTCAAGGCGACCCGAATGGGGTTGATAGATCCTGATTGA